A window of the Podarcis raffonei isolate rPodRaf1 chromosome 4, rPodRaf1.pri, whole genome shotgun sequence genome harbors these coding sequences:
- the SERTM1 gene encoding serine-rich and transmembrane domain-containing protein 1: MSELHPTSGLITNMENGTFLELYPTSLSTSMDSSSGHMSNVYVYVSIFLSLLAFLLLLLIIALQRLKNIISSSSSYPEYTSDAGSSFTNLEVCSISSQRSAFSNLSS, translated from the coding sequence ATGTCGGAACTCCACCCTACCTCTGGATTAATAACAAATATGGAAAATGGGACTTTTCTGGAGCTGTATCCCACCTCTCTCTCGACCTCCATGGATTCATCTTCTGGACACATGTCTAACGTCTATGTCTATGTTTCAATATTCCTCAGCCTCTTGGCATTTCTTCTTTTGCTATTAATCATTGCACTTCAGAGGCTGAAGAACATAATCTCTTCCAGTTCTTCCTACCCAGAATACACCAGCGATGCTGGGAGTTCCTTCACTAACCTAGAAGTCTGTAGTATTTCTTCCCAGCGGTCTGCTTTTTCAAATCTTTCCTCCTGA